From a region of the Arachis ipaensis cultivar K30076 chromosome B09, Araip1.1, whole genome shotgun sequence genome:
- the LOC107616237 gene encoding uncharacterized protein LOC107616237 — protein MEIKELREAQNPDRQPQRRDEEKAFRSPGNKDTKKPFKLTPKYNTYTRFNTKRENIIKEILNTKIVKPPARAGNYQDQRFVDRSKHCAFHQKFGHTTDDCIVAKDLLERLARQGLLDKYVESQKARRASSDREENKQTVTDKNKTEQTTPDPPRGIISHISGEYVGGGETSSARKRSYRAMLAIEGTLQPKKEEDPGVTISLNQSDFRSASPNLDDPVVISIQVGELLVRKTLLDPGSSADVLFYSTFKKMQLSEKMIQPSSGELIGFSGERVPIMGHIWMRTTMGEISMSKSIDIQYLIVHCYSPYNIIIGRPALNIFRAVVSTLHLCVKFSVQENKIATVYADHQEARQCYKACLKQAHTKETTRPQVQSIHSSADTTMLADLDLREDLGERPRPMDNLHKLTLTADEEQYTHIGEALEGNERARLIHILRQNADLFAWTPDDMPGISPEVICHKLAIDKTV, from the coding sequence ATGGAGATCAAAGAACTCCGCGAGGCCCAAAATCCGGATAGACAACCACAAAGGAGGGATGAGGAAAAAGCTTTCCGATCACCAGGCAACAAGGATACAAAGAAgcctttcaagctcacaccaaaaTACAACACGTATACCAGATTCAATACCAAGAGAGAGAACATCATAAAAGAGATTCTGAATACCAAAATCGTGAAGCCACCAGCCCGGGCAGGAAACTACCAAGACCAAAGGTTTGTGGATAGGAGCAAGCATTGCGCCTTCCATCAAAAGTTCGGCCACACGACGGACGACTGCATTGTCGCGAAAGACCTCCTAGAAAGACTGGCGCGACAAGGACTTCTTGACAAATACGTCGAGAGCCAGAAAGCCAGAAGAGCAAGCTCGGATAGGGAGGAGAACAAACAAACAGTGACAGACAAGAACAAAACAGAGCAGACAACCCCTGATCCACCAAGAGGCATCATCAGCCACATATCAGGAGAATACGTAGGCGGAGGTGAAACAAGCTCGGCCAGAAAGCGAAGTTATAGGGCGATGCTGGCAATCGAAGGAACTCTGCAGCCAAAGAAGGAAGAAGACCCAGGTGTCACAATATCCTTGAATCAATCAGACTTCAGATCGGCAAGCCCTAACCTTGACGACCCAGTGGTAATTTCCATCCAGGTCGGAGAGCTGTTGGTAAGGAAAACACTACTGGACCCAGGTAGTAGCGCTGATGTCTTATTTTATTCTACctttaaaaagatgcaattatcAGAAAAAATGATACAGCCCTCCTCGGGAGAACTAATTGGCTTCTCCGGAGAAAGAGTCCCCATCATGGGACATATATGGATGAGGACTACAATGGGAGAGATCTCTATGTCAAAGTCCATTGATATTCAATACCTAATAGTACACTGTTATAGCCCTTATAATATTATAATCGGGAGACCCGCCTTGAATATATTCAGAGCGGTGGTGTCCACATTACACCTGTGTGTTAAGTTTTCAGTGCAGGAAAACAAGATAGCTACAGTGTACGCCGACCATCAAGAAGCTCGGCAGTGCTACAAAGCTTGTCTAAAGCAAGCCCATACGAAGGAGACAACTCGGCCCCAGGTCCAATCCATACATAGCTCGGCTGACACCACAATGTTAGCCGATCTCGACCTGAGAGAAGATCTCGGCGAAAGACCTCGGCCAATGGACAACCTTCACAAATTAACACTAACAGCAGATGAAGAGCAATACACACACATCGGAGAAGCACTAGAAGGAAATGAACGAGCAAGACTTATACACATACTACGCCAGAACGCCGACCTATTTGCATGGACACCAGATGACATGCCAGGAATAAGCCCGGAAGTCATCTGCCACAAATTAGCAATTGACAAAACAGTCTGA